The genomic window GCAGGAAGTGGGTTGCGGAACAGGCGCCATTAATGTTATCCCGCTCAGTGGTTTGGGTCTCGCGCGGACGGACTTCCCCTCCTTCAGCATACTGTCGTATTCTATGGCTATTTCAAAGGCTTCCTCGCCACCATACAAAAACAATTGCATGTTGCCGGGCAGGCGCCAATCCATATCCTGCAAGTCGTAGTAGTTATCTTCATGCACTATGGCAAGATGATCCTGTTCGTCGGTGGGGTTGTAATAGCTGATGAGTTTCATTATTGAGTCAATAACTGGTTTAGGATTTCAAGATGACGCTAAAGATAGTATCTGAATCAGAAAACTTTCATCAGTTAACCATATTGGTGCAAGCTAAGCATGTACGCCGACTGTGTTTCCTCCAGCATAATTTTGAATGTCATGCATTACAGCCGGAAAACTTTTTAAATGGCGTTGCGTAATGAAATATGCCTGTACATGATAAGGCCACTAAACACTTTCATTTAAAAAAATCCAACATGAAAAAACTGCTGTTCTCCTTTTTGAGCCTGTATGTATCCTCTCTTACCATCATGGCCGGACCGGCTGTCATCAACTACCATATTCATGTCGATCAGTTTGGTTATCGTTGTGATGCTGTGAAAATTGCAGTGATCAGTAACCCACAAACAGGTTACAATGCCAATGATCATTTTACACCGGGCACAGCAAACAATAAATATGAAGTGAGAAGATGGAGTGATGACGTGGCTGTCTTTACAGGAACCATCAAACCATGGAACGGCGGTGCAACGCATGTTCAATCTGGTGACAAGGCATGGTGGTTTACTTTCTCCGCTGTGAGTACGCCGGGAGATTATTACATTTTTGACAAGACGAACCAGGTTGGCTCCTGCAAGTTCCATATCGGCGACAATACTTATGATGAAGCCCTGAAAGCAGCCCTGCGCACCTTTTATTATCAGCGGTGCGGTACGGCCAAAGCATTTCCTTTTGCCGGCAATGGCTGGACGGATGCAGCCTGTCACCTGGGGACACAGCAGGATCTCGATTGCAGGCTGGTCACCAATCCTACCGTAACCTCTTCGCGCGATTTACACGGTGGATGGCATGATGCGGGAGATTATAACAAGTATGTCAATTTTACCTGGAGCACCCTGGTTTCGCTGTTGCTTGCCTATGAAGAAAATCCTACTGCCTGGAAAGATGATACAGGCATTCCTGAATCCGGTAACGGCATACCGGATTTGCTCGATGAGGTACGCTATGAGTTACAGTGGCTGTTGCGCATGCAGGAAGACAACGGGTCGCTGCTCAGTGTGATGGGCACGCAGAACTATGCCACGGCATCGCCGCCTTCCGCTGATGCAGCATTCAGACGGTATGGACCAGCCACCACGTCCGCATCGCTGACGGGCGCCTCTGTTTTTGCACTGGCAGCAGTTCAGTTCGGCGCATTAAACAATAACGCAATGACAGCATTTGCAGATACCCTGGAAACAGCGGCAATAGGTGCATACAACTGGGCCATTGCCAATCCAAATGTCACCTTCTACAATGCAGGAACGCTTGCCGCCGGAGAGCAGGAAGTGGATGATTATGGAAGGATGGTACGGAAGACTGCAGCCGCATGTTTCCTCTATAAAAT from Chitinophagales bacterium includes these protein-coding regions:
- a CDS encoding glycoside hydrolase family 9 protein; this translates as MKKLLFSFLSLYVSSLTIMAGPAVINYHIHVDQFGYRCDAVKIAVISNPQTGYNANDHFTPGTANNKYEVRRWSDDVAVFTGTIKPWNGGATHVQSGDKAWWFTFSAVSTPGDYYIFDKTNQVGSCKFHIGDNTYDEALKAALRTFYYQRCGTAKAFPFAGNGWTDAACHLGTQQDLDCRLVTNPTVTSSRDLHGGWHDAGDYNKYVNFTWSTLVSLLLAYEENPTAWKDDTGIPESGNGIPDLLDEVRYELQWLLRMQEDNGSLLSVMGTQNYATASPPSADAAFRRYGPATTSASLTGASVFALAAVQFGALNNNAMTAFADTLETAAIGAYNWAIANPNVTFYNAGTLAAGEQEVDDYGRMVRKTAAACFLYKITGNTVYRDVFDNNYNNVHMMQWSYAYPFESTEQDMLLYYSKVNGKTTAVASAIKSVFSNSVKSGNPDNYPSYKNKSDAYRAFMSDDNYTWGNNEFKCVQGTMFTDMIRYNLNSSNAANYSSAAAGFLHYLHGVNPVGITYLSNMYGLGGDTCVNEIYHGWFTDGSALWDRAGTSTYGPPPGFIPGGANPSYALDGCCPNGCGSYNSQCNAAQVTPPLYQPVQKSYRDWNANWPQDSWQITEVAIYTEASYLKLLSWFTGGTCNSFKEGQEKIVVEPKALLLYPNPADDVLMADVDDWDEIPASINIFSMDGRPVQEFSKVLLPCQLSINNLPAGSYLIRLQTSSGVVTGKFTKQ